A portion of the Candidatus Scalindua japonica genome contains these proteins:
- a CDS encoding TolC family protein: MNSGIIKNRFFSFFMSLSALLLFIAMFTNIVTAEENTNVLKIRWVIDEALRANPELQAAKLRWSASTEKIVQEKALDDPVIGFTYFGEQVQTRVGEKQAGVTASQKIPFFGKLRLKGEVARSEAKVSGGRYRTLEREIVAKAKSAFYELYWAYKSISINEESRDLLKRFVKIAEVKYATGKSTQQDVLKAQVELSGMINELISLEQLKETAVARINTLLNRHPDSPLGTPEEVDIEQLTVSLKDLYEKAKEVSPDLSILKYKIERDKAAYKLAKKQYYPDFTFGLNYTFINDMPSSVFLSPIGESRDSYTGTLSMNVPIFQKRKHDAGVREANARLKSSKMAYKNRENMTLFEVKDLHFKVQTAERLVKLYRDSIIPQAIQSMKAAESGYQAGQVGFLDLIDSQRVLLDFNHAFYRALADFGINVAGLERVVGVELSIEAE; the protein is encoded by the coding sequence ATGAATTCTGGAATTATTAAAAATAGATTCTTTTCTTTCTTTATGTCTTTATCAGCCCTGTTACTCTTTATTGCAATGTTCACAAACATTGTAACGGCGGAGGAGAACACCAACGTCTTAAAAATCAGATGGGTAATAGATGAAGCGTTAAGGGCAAACCCTGAACTTCAGGCGGCAAAGCTGAGATGGAGCGCGTCAACAGAGAAGATAGTACAGGAGAAGGCGCTGGACGATCCTGTAATAGGATTTACCTATTTTGGCGAACAGGTACAGACCCGTGTGGGTGAAAAGCAGGCGGGGGTAACGGCATCACAGAAGATACCTTTCTTCGGAAAACTCAGATTGAAGGGAGAGGTGGCGAGGAGTGAAGCGAAAGTATCCGGAGGAAGATATAGAACACTTGAAAGAGAGATTGTAGCAAAAGCTAAATCCGCGTTTTATGAATTATACTGGGCATATAAATCGATCAGCATAAACGAGGAGAGCAGAGACCTTTTAAAGAGGTTTGTCAAGATTGCGGAGGTAAAATATGCCACCGGTAAATCGACACAACAGGACGTCTTAAAAGCGCAGGTAGAGCTTTCCGGAATGATAAACGAACTGATATCCCTGGAGCAGCTTAAAGAGACTGCTGTAGCAAGAATAAATACTTTATTAAACCGCCACCCCGACTCACCACTTGGTACTCCCGAGGAAGTGGATATTGAGCAACTCACCGTTTCTCTCAAAGATCTGTACGAAAAAGCTAAAGAGGTCAGTCCTGATCTCAGTATTCTTAAATATAAAATTGAGAGAGACAAGGCGGCTTACAAACTCGCAAAAAAACAGTACTACCCTGACTTTACATTTGGTCTTAATTATACATTTATCAATGATATGCCATCGAGTGTATTTTTATCACCGATTGGAGAGAGCAGGGACTCGTATACAGGGACCTTGAGCATGAACGTACCCATATTTCAGAAAAGGAAACATGACGCGGGTGTAAGAGAGGCGAATGCGAGGTTGAAGTCCAGTAAAATGGCTTACAAAAACAGGGAGAATATGACACTTTTCGAGGTGAAAGATCTTCACTTTAAAGTACAGACCGCGGAGAGGCTCGTAAAGCTATACCGGGACAGTATTATACCGCAGGCAATACAGTCTATGAAAGCGGCGGAGAGTGGATACCAGGCTGGCCAGGTAGGCTTTCTGGACCTTATTGACAGCCAGAGAGTCCTGCTTGATTTTAATCACGCATTCTACCGGGCTTTAGCTGATTTTGGTATTAATGTAGCGGGGTTAGAAAGGGTTGTCGGTGTTGAGTTGTCAATAGAAGCAGAGTAG
- a CDS encoding carbohydrate kinase family protein produces MNTIVSGSLAYDRIMDFPGKFSDHILPDKVHVLNVCFMINELKENFGGTAGNIAYALSLQGESPTIVATAGRDFESYREWFNKNSISTDNIKVVEEELTAGAYITTDLSDNQITAFNPGAMKFCASYDFQSADHSNTVAIVSPGNLDDMFNFSNIYKQKKVDYIFDPGQSLPAWTKEKLIEMMDGSKIFICNDYELQLTQEKTSMTIEDILEKTEILVQTKSEHGSTVIMKEHGQTKNIDIPAADVNSVKDPTGAGDAYRAGLIKGFFLSDSDIVHAARIGSVSAAYCVEVYGPQNYNYTPDSFNKRFEDAFGEKAF; encoded by the coding sequence ATGAATACTATTGTTTCCGGATCACTGGCTTATGACAGGATTATGGACTTTCCCGGCAAGTTTTCCGATCACATACTTCCGGATAAGGTGCATGTCCTTAATGTCTGTTTTATGATAAATGAATTAAAGGAGAACTTTGGAGGCACTGCCGGGAATATCGCGTACGCGCTTTCTCTGCAAGGTGAAAGCCCGACAATAGTAGCAACTGCCGGTCGTGATTTCGAGTCTTATAGAGAGTGGTTTAATAAGAACAGTATTTCTACGGATAATATCAAGGTTGTCGAAGAAGAGCTTACAGCAGGTGCTTATATTACTACAGATCTGTCAGACAATCAGATAACGGCATTTAATCCAGGTGCAATGAAATTCTGTGCCAGTTATGATTTTCAATCAGCGGACCACAGTAACACTGTTGCCATTGTTTCACCGGGAAATCTGGATGACATGTTTAATTTTTCCAATATATATAAACAGAAAAAAGTAGATTATATTTTTGACCCGGGGCAATCTCTACCGGCATGGACTAAAGAAAAACTTATAGAGATGATGGACGGGTCCAAGATTTTTATCTGTAATGATTATGAGCTGCAGTTGACCCAGGAGAAAACTTCCATGACGATAGAAGATATTCTGGAGAAGACGGAGATACTGGTACAGACAAAAAGCGAACACGGTTCGACCGTAATAATGAAAGAGCATGGTCAAACTAAGAATATTGATATTCCTGCTGCCGATGTTAATTCTGTTAAAGATCCCACAGGGGCCGGAGATGCTTACAGGGCCGGTTTAATAAAAGGGTTCTTTTTGTCAGACAGTGATATTGTTCATGCGGCAAGAATAGGCTCAGTCAGTGCCGCTTATTGTGTAGAGGTTTATGGTCCGCAAAACTATAATTACACTCCTGACTCTTTTAACAAACGGTTTGAAGATGCTTTTGGTGAGAAGGCATTTTAA